The proteins below are encoded in one region of Candidatus Saganbacteria bacterium:
- a CDS encoding sulfide/dihydroorotate dehydrogenase-like FAD/NAD-binding protein, translating to MYKIIEVKQLAPKIKQLKVLAPDAAKAAKPGQFAVIRINENGERIPLTVADADRSLGEITIIFQEVGATTSLLGTLKKGDFVRDLLCPLGKPADIEKFGTVVTIGGGVGIPEILPVTKAYKKAGNHVISVLGARNKELILLEDEIRKASDETLVCTDDGSYGKKGFVSDILKEIIEKNKVDLVSAVGPTIMMKVVAGVTRPHNIKTLVSLNPIMLDATGMCGVCRVTVGGQVKFACVDGPEFDGHLVDFDELMTRQKIYVEEEKEANHKCRIM from the coding sequence ATGTATAAAATAATTGAAGTCAAACAGCTCGCGCCAAAGATAAAACAGCTTAAGGTTCTGGCGCCTGATGCTGCGAAAGCCGCCAAACCGGGCCAGTTCGCCGTTATAAGGATAAACGAGAACGGAGAGAGGATCCCGTTAACGGTCGCTGACGCTGACAGGTCTTTAGGCGAGATCACCATTATTTTTCAGGAAGTCGGAGCGACAACATCTCTTCTCGGAACCCTCAAAAAAGGAGACTTTGTCAGGGATCTTTTATGTCCTCTCGGAAAGCCTGCTGATATAGAAAAGTTCGGCACTGTCGTAACGATAGGGGGCGGTGTGGGCATTCCCGAGATCCTTCCCGTCACAAAAGCTTACAAAAAGGCAGGCAATCATGTCATTTCTGTCCTTGGCGCGAGGAACAAAGAACTTATCCTTCTGGAAGATGAGATCAGAAAAGCAAGCGATGAAACACTGGTTTGCACTGATGACGGTTCGTACGGTAAAAAGGGCTTTGTCTCGGATATCCTGAAAGAGATCATAGAAAAAAATAAAGTCGATCTTGTCTCGGCTGTCGGCCCTACAATAATGATGAAAGTGGTGGCCGGCGTCACAAGGCCGCATAATATCAAGACGCTTGTAAGCCTTAACCCTATAATGCTTGACGCCACGGGGATGTGCGGGGTGTGCCGCGTGACCGTGGGAGGACAGGTCAAGTTCGCCTGTGTTGACGGCCCCGAATTTGACGGGCACCTGGTGGATTTTGACGAGCTTATGACCCGTCAAAAAATATATGTTGAAGAAGAAAAAGAGGCTAACCACAAATGCAGGATAATGTAA
- a CDS encoding pyridoxine 5'-phosphate synthase, protein MIKLGVNIDHIATLREARKEGFPSPVEAALICMKAGADGIVAHLREDRRHIKDEDIYEIRKAVKRFDMEMAATGEMQKIALKIKPDIVTLVPEKRKEVTTEGGLDVRRQSAYLKKYVQKLQDAGIWVSLFVDPDPRQIKASALTGAKLIEIHTGEYANTGQKALKKIRDAVKMAVSLGLKVNAGHGLTLDNVGPIAKIRDVEELNIGFSIIADAVFVGLGQAVKRMRDAVNRQKRCIK, encoded by the coding sequence ATGATAAAACTTGGAGTCAATATCGACCATATAGCAACGCTGAGAGAAGCAAGGAAAGAAGGTTTTCCGTCCCCTGTGGAAGCCGCGTTGATATGCATGAAAGCCGGAGCTGACGGTATAGTAGCTCATCTCCGCGAAGACCGCCGCCATATCAAAGATGAAGACATATATGAAATACGGAAAGCCGTCAAAAGGTTCGACATGGAGATGGCCGCGACAGGGGAAATGCAAAAGATAGCCCTGAAAATAAAACCCGATATCGTCACGCTTGTCCCCGAGAAAAGAAAAGAGGTGACCACTGAAGGCGGTCTCGATGTCAGGCGACAATCGGCCTATTTAAAGAAGTACGTGCAAAAACTTCAGGATGCCGGAATATGGGTAAGCTTGTTCGTTGACCCGGATCCTCGGCAGATAAAAGCAAGCGCCTTGACAGGAGCAAAATTAATCGAGATCCATACGGGGGAGTACGCGAATACAGGTCAAAAGGCGCTGAAAAAAATAAGAGACGCGGTGAAGATGGCAGTATCGCTGGGGCTTAAAGTCAATGCCGGGCACGGCCTTACTCTTGACAACGTCGGTCCCATAGCAAAGATAAGAGATGTCGAGGAGCTGAACATAGGTTTCAGTATAATCGCGGATGCAGTGTTCGTAGGGCTCGGTCAGGCCGTAAAAAGGATGAGAGACGCAGTTAACAGGCAAAAAAGATGTATAAAATAA
- a CDS encoding septal ring lytic transglycosylase RlpA family protein, which produces MQKLFIAIFCVFAVFHSCSFSEEKQYYAEPARFFGPGRISGSEILINGTSIIKIYASSEAGVPSFERALRISQIINYLVEAGADIGAVEPAMIDDIPIGIVEDTPVFSVEPGDIRGTSIPPLLLAYDWSNRIRRAFDCQLLSQNLFDEIVKIEKMKGIKIEVKKKRIGEGSEVFVNDDAVMKISETDPDISSYDKARTIAQAMEEQVISGREGRDIRPETSGDRYSLNIGGKIIPVLSTGETDVGEKQLWEMTLDMVNSLRESLGAPKITEKYSPFHIFQVGYASWYGGFFHGRRTSSGERFNMYDFTAAHRTLPFGTQILVTRLDNSKSVIVRVTDRGPYIPGRILDLSRAAAQSLGMLGSGVSRVKIFVLGNTKSSKRQ; this is translated from the coding sequence GTGCAAAAACTATTCATCGCGATATTTTGTGTCTTTGCGGTGTTCCACTCCTGCTCGTTTTCCGAAGAAAAACAATACTATGCCGAACCCGCAAGATTTTTCGGCCCGGGCCGGATATCGGGATCAGAGATACTCATCAACGGCACGTCCATCATAAAGATATATGCTTCTTCCGAAGCAGGGGTGCCATCATTTGAACGGGCGCTGCGTATTTCCCAGATCATCAATTATCTGGTCGAGGCAGGGGCCGATATCGGCGCGGTGGAGCCGGCCATGATAGACGATATCCCGATAGGGATAGTCGAGGACACTCCTGTTTTCTCGGTAGAACCCGGCGACATAAGAGGCACAAGCATCCCGCCTCTTCTCCTTGCTTATGACTGGTCAAACAGGATACGGAGAGCTTTTGACTGCCAGCTTTTATCTCAGAACCTGTTCGATGAGATCGTAAAGATAGAAAAGATGAAAGGCATCAAGATCGAGGTAAAAAAGAAAAGGATAGGAGAGGGCAGCGAGGTCTTTGTCAACGACGATGCCGTCATGAAGATAAGCGAGACCGATCCGGACATAAGTTCATACGACAAGGCAAGGACGATCGCTCAGGCCATGGAAGAGCAGGTCATCAGCGGCAGGGAGGGACGTGACATAAGACCGGAAACATCCGGTGACAGATACTCGTTGAATATCGGCGGAAAAATAATACCCGTGCTGAGCACAGGCGAAACGGACGTCGGGGAAAAACAGTTATGGGAGATGACCCTCGACATGGTGAACAGCCTGCGCGAATCGCTGGGCGCGCCAAAAATCACCGAAAAATATTCTCCGTTCCACATTTTTCAGGTCGGCTACGCTTCCTGGTACGGCGGATTTTTCCACGGCAGGAGGACATCAAGCGGAGAGCGCTTCAATATGTATGATTTCACGGCCGCACACAGGACGCTTCCTTTCGGGACCCAGATCCTCGTGACAAGGCTTGATAACAGCAAGAGTGTCATAGTGAGGGTGACAGACAGGGGGCCTTACATCCCGGGCAGGATACTTGACCTTTCAAGGGCGGCAGCGCAATCGCTCGGAATGCTTGGTTCGGGTGTTTCCAGGGTCAAAATATTTGTTTTAGGAAATACAAAAAGCAGCAAAAGGCAGTAA
- the ispF gene encoding 2-C-methyl-D-erythritol 2,4-cyclodiphosphate synthase, producing MRIGIGFDVHRLVKGRKLILGGIEIPFSKGLLGHSDADVLLHAVMDAMLGAAGLGDIGINFPPSDKKYKGISSLKLLKDVAGKIRSAGYSIANIDSNIIAEMPKMSVHTGKMIEQISKVLKIHPSSISIKSKTAEGLGSIGKGKAIASQAVCLLSSSDSCR from the coding sequence ATGCGCATAGGTATCGGCTTTGATGTGCACAGGCTCGTCAAAGGAAGAAAACTGATATTAGGGGGCATCGAGATACCGTTCTCAAAAGGTCTTCTCGGACATTCCGACGCTGACGTGCTTTTGCACGCTGTAATGGATGCGATGCTCGGAGCTGCCGGACTGGGAGACATAGGCATAAATTTTCCGCCATCAGATAAAAAATATAAAGGCATTTCAAGCCTTAAGCTTCTGAAGGACGTGGCAGGCAAGATCAGGTCAGCCGGATATAGTATCGCGAATATCGATTCAAACATTATCGCGGAAATGCCTAAAATGTCCGTTCATACGGGTAAAATGATCGAACAGATATCAAAAGTTTTAAAGATACATCCATCCTCAATAAGCATCAAGTCAAAAACTGCCGAAGGACTTGGCAGTATCGGCAAGGGGAAAGCTATCGCAAGCCAGGCGGTCTGCCTGCTTTCAAGCTCAGATAGCTGCCGCTAA
- the tyrS gene encoding tyrosine--tRNA ligase, with protein MDLNKQIELIKRGTVDFINEAELKKKLQKGASLKIKWGADPSAPDLHLGHMVVLKKLRTFQELGHKVIFIIGDLTGMIGDPSGKSETRKPLSREEVLHNAKSYQEQVFKVLDRKKTEVVFNSKWLSKMDLMSVMKLMSQYTVARMLERGDFKERFKENREISVVEFLYPLMQGYDSVVIDADIEVGGHDQIFNLLVGRELQKAYGKEQQVVLTMPLLEGTDGKMKMSKSLGNYIGFTESPKDIFGKTMSIPDNLMIKYYELLTDTTDQEISEIKKGLGSGGLHPKDVKTKLAKFLVEYFYGKEKAQQSEQEFDSVFKQNKLPSDMPAIKIDGSEMKDGKIQLTRLLVLSGLLPSTGEAKRMIKGGGVKINEVKAEDENMAIALDKETVLSVGKRKHARIICA; from the coding sequence ATGGATTTAAATAAACAAATAGAGCTGATAAAACGCGGAACAGTCGACTTTATAAATGAAGCCGAGCTCAAAAAAAAGCTTCAGAAAGGCGCTTCTCTTAAAATAAAATGGGGGGCCGATCCTTCCGCGCCTGACCTCCACCTCGGGCATATGGTCGTCCTGAAGAAACTCAGGACTTTCCAGGAACTCGGGCATAAAGTAATTTTCATAATCGGCGATCTTACCGGTATGATAGGCGATCCTTCGGGCAAATCCGAGACAAGAAAGCCGCTTTCAAGAGAAGAGGTCCTGCATAATGCAAAAAGCTACCAGGAACAGGTCTTCAAGGTCCTTGACAGGAAAAAAACCGAGGTTGTATTTAACAGCAAGTGGCTTTCAAAGATGGACCTTATGTCGGTAATGAAACTGATGTCCCAATATACCGTGGCAAGGATGCTGGAAAGAGGGGATTTCAAGGAAAGGTTCAAAGAAAACAGGGAGATCAGCGTCGTCGAGTTCCTTTACCCTCTCATGCAGGGTTACGATTCAGTTGTGATCGACGCGGATATCGAAGTGGGCGGCCATGACCAGATATTTAACCTTCTCGTGGGAAGAGAATTACAGAAGGCATACGGCAAAGAACAGCAGGTTGTACTGACAATGCCGCTGCTCGAGGGCACCGATGGAAAGATGAAGATGAGCAAAAGCCTCGGCAACTATATCGGTTTTACGGAATCACCGAAAGATATTTTCGGAAAAACTATGTCAATCCCCGATAATTTGATGATCAAATACTATGAGCTTTTGACGGACACGACGGACCAGGAGATATCTGAGATAAAAAAGGGGCTGGGATCCGGAGGGCTTCACCCGAAAGACGTAAAAACAAAACTTGCCAAGTTCCTGGTCGAATATTTTTATGGCAAAGAAAAAGCTCAACAATCGGAACAGGAATTTGATTCGGTTTTCAAGCAGAACAAACTGCCATCCGACATGCCGGCCATAAAAATAGACGGTTCTGAGATGAAAGACGGGAAGATCCAATTGACAAGACTGCTTGTCCTGTCCGGGTTGCTGCCTTCGACCGGAGAAGCGAAAAGGATGATAAAAGGCGGCGGCGTCAAGATAAACGAGGTGAAAGCCGAGGATGAGAACATGGCCATCGCCCTGGACAAGGAAACGGTATTGAGCGTCGGCAAAAGAAAACATGCGAGGATAATATGCGCATAG
- the aroB gene encoding 3-dehydroquinate synthase, translating to MRKIPVRTSSAFYEIIVGSQILSKLGEALTKLKLKNRVIVISDFTVGRLYAGVVKHSLRSKGFKSEIITIPSGEKTKTLEMAKKLYKKLLELKAHRDCALIALGGGVIGDLTGFVAATYMRGVDLINVPTTLLSQVDASIGGKTGVNLEEAKNIVGVFCQPRLVYADTAVLITLPAKELRNGLAEIIKYGVIKDFKLFEYLENKVFGLKSPKLLNPGDFKDLLGTWENIISISASIKAKVVAADEKETKGQRVILNFGHTIGHALEALSEYKGITHGEAVAIGMVAALKIANKMKMIKADTEDRIKKLISAVNLPVSIKGIEADDIITKLILDKKVRDGRINFVLPTRIGSVIIRNDIPVKILRESLKEIGAG from the coding sequence ATGAGGAAAATACCCGTTCGCACGAGTTCTGCCTTCTATGAGATCATCGTAGGCTCGCAGATCCTTTCAAAGCTGGGTGAGGCCCTTACAAAATTGAAGCTGAAGAACAGGGTCATCGTAATTTCAGACTTTACTGTCGGCCGCCTCTATGCGGGAGTGGTAAAACATTCTCTGAGATCAAAAGGTTTTAAGTCGGAGATCATCACCATACCGTCTGGTGAAAAGACAAAGACGCTCGAAATGGCCAAGAAGCTGTATAAAAAACTCCTTGAACTTAAAGCCCACAGGGACTGCGCCCTTATTGCTTTGGGCGGGGGAGTGATCGGCGATCTGACCGGATTTGTGGCGGCAACATATATGAGAGGCGTCGATCTTATCAATGTGCCGACCACGCTTCTGTCCCAGGTGGACGCAAGCATTGGCGGGAAGACAGGCGTGAACCTCGAGGAAGCAAAGAATATCGTGGGGGTGTTCTGTCAACCAAGATTGGTGTACGCGGACACAGCAGTGCTTATAACTTTACCGGCAAAAGAGCTCCGCAACGGTCTTGCCGAAATAATAAAGTACGGGGTAATAAAAGACTTTAAATTGTTTGAATATCTCGAAAATAAAGTTTTCGGATTGAAATCCCCGAAATTATTAAATCCCGGTGATTTTAAGGACCTTCTCGGGACATGGGAGAACATAATATCGATATCCGCGTCAATAAAAGCCAAAGTCGTGGCGGCTGACGAAAAAGAAACAAAAGGCCAAAGGGTGATACTCAATTTCGGCCACACGATCGGCCATGCTCTGGAAGCATTATCCGAGTATAAAGGGATAACTCACGGGGAAGCAGTTGCGATCGGGATGGTGGCCGCTCTGAAGATAGCGAACAAGATGAAGATGATAAAAGCAGATACTGAGGACAGGATAAAGAAATTGATCTCCGCGGTCAACCTTCCGGTCTCGATCAAAGGGATAGAGGCTGACGATATCATAACAAAGCTCATACTTGACAAGAAAGTAAGGGACGGCAGGATCAATTTTGTTCTTCCGACCAGGATCGGTTCGGTCATTATAAGGAATGATATACCAGTTAAAATATTGCGGGAATCTTTAAAGGAAATTGGGGCAGGTTAA
- a CDS encoding shikimate kinase, whose translation MRKRDNIILIGFMATGKSAVGRLLAKKLKMKFICTDSIIEKKTKKKISAIFSTKGEGYFRRLETEVLRSLKEMNGAVIACGGGMILKAVNRKMLKKTGKVFLLSAGPGTINKRLKKLGSRPLLNIKDEKKRIDVIRAMLIKRDRFYKNTADHIIKTDNKTINQIISFITKN comes from the coding sequence ATGAGGAAGAGGGATAATATAATTTTGATCGGCTTCATGGCTACCGGTAAATCAGCGGTCGGGCGCCTCCTGGCAAAAAAGCTGAAGATGAAATTCATATGCACCGATTCCATAATAGAAAAAAAGACTAAGAAAAAGATCAGTGCCATTTTCAGTACGAAAGGGGAGGGCTATTTCAGAAGACTCGAGACGGAAGTTCTCAGGTCGTTAAAAGAGATGAACGGGGCAGTCATCGCCTGTGGCGGGGGAATGATATTAAAAGCGGTGAACAGGAAGATGCTGAAAAAGACCGGAAAAGTGTTCCTGTTGTCGGCCGGACCCGGAACAATAAATAAACGGCTGAAAAAACTCGGCAGCCGGCCTCTTTTGAATATCAAGGATGAAAAGAAAAGGATAGATGTCATCCGTGCAATGCTGATAAAAAGAGACAGGTTCTACAAAAACACCGCGGATCATATTATTAAAACCGATAATAAGACAATAAATCAAATAATTTCTTTCATAACTAAGAACTGA
- a CDS encoding metalloregulator ArsR/SmtB family transcription factor: MNLLSSKYSRYLEVLGSEERVKILELLAGGEMCVQEINSHFFASQATISYHINILKEIGFLKSVKIGKFIYYSLQANNIKDYLKRFVRDFSLCLDNA; encoded by the coding sequence ATGAACCTATTAAGCAGTAAATATTCAAGGTACCTCGAAGTGCTTGGCTCCGAGGAGCGCGTAAAGATCCTCGAGCTTCTCGCAGGCGGGGAGATGTGCGTGCAGGAGATCAACAGCCATTTTTTTGCCTCGCAGGCGACCATCTCATATCATATCAACATTTTAAAGGAGATCGGTTTTCTAAAGAGCGTGAAAATAGGGAAATTCATCTATTATTCACTTCAGGCAAACAATATAAAAGATTATTTAAAAAGATTTGTCAGGGATTTCAGCCTCTGCCTGGACAATGCCTAG
- the panB gene encoding 3-methyl-2-oxobutanoate hydroxymethyltransferase, whose amino-acid sequence MPIETVRAIRMKKEKGEKIACLTAYDAPTGKLLEEAGIDIVLVGDSVGNVILGYENTILVTVQEMVHHIKAVKRGVKHSLIVGDMPLSAFEKGEEDAYKNAVLFIEAGAEAVKIEGTEHLELIKKLVSSDIPVMGHIGFTPQSEGIPAVHGKTQAETLQVLEESKLLEDAGVFSIVLELVERNAAKTVTESLKVPTISCGSGPFCDGQVLVTNDIVGLYPGKVPKFVKQYADLGDQFKKAVSTYISEVKEGKFPV is encoded by the coding sequence ATGCCTATCGAAACGGTCCGCGCCATCCGGATGAAAAAAGAAAAAGGCGAAAAAATAGCCTGTCTCACGGCTTATGATGCCCCGACGGGAAAACTTCTCGAAGAAGCCGGAATAGATATCGTACTTGTCGGAGATTCGGTCGGCAACGTGATCCTCGGATACGAAAATACTATCCTGGTGACGGTGCAGGAGATGGTCCATCATATAAAAGCCGTGAAAAGAGGCGTCAAGCATTCATTAATAGTAGGGGACATGCCGCTGTCCGCATTTGAAAAAGGCGAAGAAGACGCGTATAAAAATGCCGTCTTGTTCATCGAAGCGGGCGCGGAAGCGGTAAAGATAGAAGGTACAGAGCATTTAGAATTGATAAAAAAACTTGTCTCTTCGGATATCCCTGTCATGGGGCATATCGGTTTTACTCCGCAATCAGAAGGAATCCCTGCTGTCCACGGGAAAACTCAGGCTGAAACTTTACAAGTATTAGAAGAATCGAAGTTACTGGAAGATGCGGGCGTGTTTTCGATAGTTCTTGAGCTTGTTGAAAGGAATGCCGCAAAGACCGTTACCGAGTCGCTCAAAGTCCCGACAATAAGCTGCGGTTCGGGACCTTTCTGCGACGGCCAGGTCCTTGTCACTAATGACATCGTAGGGCTCTATCCGGGTAAAGTGCCAAAGTTCGTCAAGCAATACGCGGACCTTGGAGATCAATTCAAAAAAGCTGTTTCAACATACATCAGTGAAGTGAAAGAGGGTAAGTTCCCGGTCTAG
- the cdaA gene encoding diadenylate cyclase CdaA produces MTLPLGIQWVDLIDILIVAFILYQVFIWLKGTAGMQLLRGLLIVFVIYFAAQQLGLRTLNWLMEKFVTIILIVIIIVFQPELRRALERLGRGKLLNRIGLSFGTKTGAIVRQIIDAVEKCSQEKIGGLIVLERNTGLNEFLESGVPIDSPVTEELLITILTKGTPLHDGAIIIQGDRIASAGCLLPLSESRLLDRRLGTRHRAAVGMSEQSDALVIVVSESTGTISVAENGYLNRFLTKELLEERLFEIYKPAPQKSKFFFGRQKKE; encoded by the coding sequence ATGACGCTTCCTTTAGGGATACAATGGGTCGACCTGATAGACATTCTTATAGTCGCGTTCATTCTTTACCAGGTGTTCATCTGGCTGAAAGGGACCGCCGGGATGCAGCTTCTGCGCGGTCTGCTGATAGTCTTCGTGATCTATTTTGCCGCCCAGCAGCTCGGGCTGCGCACGCTTAACTGGCTGATGGAAAAATTCGTCACGATAATCCTGATAGTCATAATAATCGTATTCCAGCCGGAACTCCGGAGAGCGCTTGAACGGCTGGGACGAGGGAAACTGCTGAACAGGATAGGCCTTTCGTTCGGTACAAAGACCGGCGCAATAGTAAGGCAGATAATCGATGCCGTGGAAAAATGCTCGCAGGAAAAGATCGGCGGCCTGATAGTCCTTGAAAGGAACACAGGTCTGAACGAATTTCTTGAATCCGGCGTCCCCATAGATTCTCCGGTCACGGAAGAATTGCTGATCACCATACTGACAAAAGGCACGCCGCTCCACGACGGGGCGATAATAATCCAGGGCGACAGGATCGCATCAGCGGGATGCCTGCTGCCCCTTTCGGAAAGCCGTCTTCTTGACAGGAGGCTCGGCACGCGCCACAGGGCCGCTGTCGGGATGAGCGAACAATCTGACGCTCTTGTGATAGTAGTCTCAGAATCGACTGGGACGATATCCGTCGCGGAGAACGGCTACCTTAACAGGTTCCTTACAAAAGAACTGCTTGAAGAAAGGCTTTTCGAGATTTATAAGCCTGCCCCGCAAAAATCAAAATTCTTTTTCGGAAGACAAAAAAAAGAATAA
- the lysA gene encoding diaminopimelate decarboxylase yields the protein MNLPKTSKINSKGHLEIGGCDTAALAKKFGTPLFVLDEDSLRSNCREYIQAFRDYPDFRIIYANKALSVIGVLKIIKTEGIGMDVASGGELYTALRAGCKAGTIYFHGNNKTGEEIEYGVREKVTFVADNLDELGSVEKASRKADKKTGILLRVNPGIEAHTHDFIKTGAVDSKFGISKKEVLKTVGKIIRSKNLVYKGLHSHIGSMIFDKAPYAAEIEVLLGLFRDIKRKYRIESDELNIGGGIGVAYTSDTRSPELKPFADKIIRTVTDLSKRFKLKLPRLVLEPGRSLVGPAMVTLYTVGTVKDIAGIRKYAVIDGGMSDNPRFILYGSKYEAFVASNARARAEEKLTIAGRACESGDIIIKDCFFPKVKKGDIIAVACTGAYNYSMASNYNKFMKPAMVNVRSGKANLLLKRETYADLVRNEL from the coding sequence ATGAACCTTCCAAAAACATCAAAGATAAATTCAAAAGGACATCTGGAGATAGGGGGCTGCGATACGGCCGCTCTCGCAAAAAAGTTCGGCACTCCGCTTTTTGTTCTTGACGAAGACAGCCTGCGCTCGAACTGCAGAGAGTACATTCAGGCGTTCAGGGATTATCCGGATTTCAGGATAATTTATGCCAACAAAGCATTAAGCGTCATCGGCGTGCTCAAGATAATAAAGACCGAGGGCATAGGGATGGATGTTGCTTCAGGCGGCGAGCTTTACACGGCCCTGAGAGCGGGATGCAAAGCCGGGACGATCTATTTTCACGGGAATAACAAGACGGGAGAAGAGATAGAATACGGGGTCAGGGAAAAAGTGACATTTGTAGCGGACAATCTTGACGAGCTGGGATCGGTTGAAAAGGCATCACGCAAGGCGGATAAAAAGACCGGAATATTGTTGCGCGTGAATCCAGGGATAGAAGCGCACACGCATGATTTCATAAAAACGGGTGCTGTGGATTCTAAGTTCGGCATCTCTAAAAAGGAAGTCCTGAAAACAGTTGGAAAGATAATAAGATCGAAAAATCTTGTATATAAAGGCCTTCACAGCCATATCGGTTCCATGATATTTGATAAGGCCCCTTATGCTGCGGAGATCGAGGTGCTGTTAGGGCTTTTCAGGGATATAAAGAGAAAATACAGGATAGAATCTGACGAATTAAATATCGGCGGCGGAATAGGTGTCGCTTATACCAGTGATACGAGATCACCTGAATTAAAGCCCTTTGCGGATAAGATCATCAGGACAGTGACCGATCTTTCAAAAAGATTTAAGCTCAAGCTTCCCAGGCTGGTGCTTGAACCGGGCAGGTCGCTGGTCGGCCCCGCCATGGTCACGTTGTATACTGTCGGAACGGTAAAAGATATTGCCGGTATAAGAAAATATGCTGTTATCGACGGCGGCATGTCGGACAACCCGAGATTCATCCTTTACGGTTCAAAATACGAGGCTTTTGTCGCGAGCAACGCGAGAGCAAGAGCAGAGGAAAAACTGACGATCGCCGGAAGGGCATGCGAATCCGGTGATATCATCATCAAGGACTGTTTCTTCCCGAAAGTCAAAAAGGGCGACATCATTGCGGTCGCATGCACCGGAGCATACAATTATTCAATGGCGAGCAATTACAACAAATTTATGAAGCCCGCAATGGTAAATGTGAGATCAGGTAAAGCAAATTTATTATTGAAGAGAGAAACGTACGCCGATCTTGTGAGGAACGAACTATGA